One Mercenaria mercenaria strain notata chromosome 12, MADL_Memer_1, whole genome shotgun sequence DNA segment encodes these proteins:
- the LOC123533280 gene encoding neuronal acetylcholine receptor subunit alpha-7-like, with translation MGKDSIPVILIVLSLQCWEQVRCLNHSEVNLHKDLFSDYNPNVMPQENKSVPVNVTLDMYLMSIDNIDEKRQTITIKAFLEIKWKDAFLTWDPMKYPGVSGISVKNTDIWIPDIALQDTFDKLTELGQSGGKANVKSDGEVTIWPYNIYTVACKISIGNFPFDKQNCVFDFLSWSHSTSDLLLKSSQRKPDMTFFKESGEWNLAGIEVKLTTKVYVNDAFDHVKFCFELQRKSLYHVMNVIVPVLCISMLNIISFLLPSGSGERVTFSISIFLTLAVFLTTVNSSMPESSDEVASFSIYVGLQLLGSAFTILFTIISLNLFHHDRSHAIPTILKAFVNVCRVTESNEHYQIETAVTHENSACLNDMTDENIKVGDKCLHVTWTMVSRAVDKLCLISAICWHIILVASLMISVQY, from the coding sequence atggGAAAAGATAGTATACCTGTGATTCTGATAGTTCTTTCTCTACAGTGTTGGGAGCAGGTGAGATGTTTGAACCATTCGGAGGTAAACCTTCACAAGGATTTATTTTCGGACTATAACCCAAATGTTATGCCACAAGAGAATAAATCAGTGCCGGTCAATGTTACACTTGATATGTATTTGATGTCTATAGACAATATTGACGAGAAAAGGCAAACTATTACGATCAAGGCTTTTCTGGAAATAAAATGGAAAGATGCCTTTCTTACATGGGATCCCATGAAATACCCGGGAGTTTCTGGTATCAGTGTCAAAAATACTGATATATGGATTCCGGATATCGCATTGCAGGACACGTTTGATAAACTGACGGAACTAGGACAAAGTGGTGGAAAAGCTAATGTGAAAAGTGATGGTGAGGTAACTATTTGGCCATATAACATTTATACAGTTGCATGTAAAATTTCGATCGGAAATTTTCCATTTGATAAACAAAATTGTGTTTTCGACTTTCTTTCATGGAGCCATTCGACATCTGATCTTCTTTTAAAAAGCTCACAAAGGAAACCGGATATGACATTTTTCAAAGAAAGCGGTGAGTGGAATCTTGCAGGAATTGAAGTGAAATTGACCACAAAAGTATACGTAAACGATGCTTTTGATCATGTGAAATTCTGCTTTGAACTGCAACGTAAATCTCTATATCACGTTATGAACGTTATTGTACCAGTTCTGTGTATTTCTATGTTAAATATCATATCATTTCTACTGCCATCAGGAAGTGGTGAGAGGGTTACTTTTTCTATATCAATATTTCTCACACTGGCTGTTTTCTTGACCACTGTGAACAGTTCAATGCCAGAATCATCAGATGAAGTCGCCTCCTTTAGTATTTATGTAGGTCTGCAACTTCTCGGAAGTGCTTTCACTATCTTGTTCACGATTATCTCCTTAAATCTTTTTCACCATGACAGAAGCCATGCTATACCGACAATCTTGAAGGCTTTTGTAAATGTTTGCCGCGTTACTGAATCCAATGAACACTACCAGATTGAAACGGCTGTAACACACGAGAATTCTGCTTGCTTGAATGATATGACCGATGAGAACATTAAAGTTGGTGACAAGTGTCTACATGTGACATGGACAATGGTGTCAAGAGCTGTTGATAAACTGTGTCTTATATCTGCAATCTGCTGGCACATTATTCTTGTGGCAAGTCTGATGATAAGCGTTCAGTATTAG